One window from the genome of Cryptomeria japonica chromosome 6, Sugi_1.0, whole genome shotgun sequence encodes:
- the LOC131033247 gene encoding homeobox-leucine zipper protein ATHB-15 has protein sequence MAVTSGKDSKGGMDPGKYVRYTAEQVEALERLYRDCPKPSSNRRQQLIRECPILSNIEPKQIKVWFQNRRCREKQRKEASRLQTVNRKLTAMNKLLMEENDRLQKQVSQLVYENGYFRQQLQNAAIATTDNSCESVVTSGQHQQQNHLTPRQPPRDASPAGLLSIAEETLTEFLSKATGTAVEWIQMPGMKPGPDAIGIVAISHGCPGVAARACGLVGLEPTKVAEILKDRPSWFRDCRSVDVLTAFSTGNGGTVEILYTQMYAPTTLASARDFCTLRYTSVMEDGSLVVCERSLSDKGSPSMPPVPHFVRAEMFPSGYLIRPCEGGSSIIHIVDHMDMEPWSVPEVLRPLYESSAALAQRTTMAALRRLRQVAQEVSSDMVLGWGRQPSALRMFSQRLCKGFNEAVNGFTDDGWSLMPSDGVDDVTILINSSPSKLLGSHLASPDGLPAFGGCVLCAKASMLLQNVPPSLLVRFLREHRSEWADSNIDAYSAAALKASPCAVPTSRMGGFGGGQVILPLAHNMEHEEFLEVIKLECNGLTQEEALLSRDMFLLQLCSGIDENAVGACAELVFAPIDASLTDSAPLLPSGFRVIPLDSGIDSSSPNRTLDLASALEVGPTGARPAGDYGGNSSNLRSVLTIAFQFTYESHLQENVASMARQYVRNVVASVQRVAMALAPSRLGSHLGPRPPPGTPEALTLARWICQSYRFHLGVELLRPNSEANESVLKMLWHHSDAIMCCSLKALPVFTFANQAGLDMLETTLVALQDISLEKILDENGRKSLFSDFSQIMQQGYAYLPAGICVSSMGRPVSYDRAIAWKVLNEEENTHCLAFMFMNWSFV, from the exons ATGGCTGTGACCTCGGGTAAGGACAGTAAGGGCGGAATGGACCCTGGCAAATATGTTCGTTACACGGCTGAGCAGGTTGAGGCTCTTGAGCGTCTGTACCGTGATTGTCCTAAGCCTAGCTCTAATcgtaggcagcaactcatacgagagTGCCCTATACTTTCTAATATCGAGCCGAAACAAATCAAAGTTTGGTTTCAGAATCGCAG GTGCAGGGAGAAACAGAGGAAAGAGGCCTCGCGGCTTCAGACTGTGAACAGAAAACTCACTGCGATGAATAAGCTTTTAATGGAGGAGAATGACCGTTTGCAGAAGCAGGTTTCGCAGCTTGTATATGAGAATGGTTATTTCAGGCAGCAGTTACAGAAT GCTGCCATAGCGACTACTGACAACAGCTGTGAGTCTGTAGTAACAAGCGGTCAACATCAACAGCAAAATCATCTGACACCGCGGCAGCCCCCAAGAGACGCCAGCCCTGCAGG ATTGCTATCTATTGCAGAGGAGACTTTAACAGAGTTTCTTTCAAAGGCTACAGGAACTGCTGTTGAGTGGATCCAGATGCCTGGGATGAAG CCTGGTCCGGATGCTATTGGTATTGTTGCTATTTCACACGGTTGTCCTGGAGTAGCTGCACGAGCTTGTGGTCTTGTAGGTCTAGAACCTACAAAG GTTGCAGAGATTCTCAAAGATCGCCCATCTTGGTTTCGGGATTGTCGGTCTGTGGATGTATTGACTGCTTTCTCTACTGGAAATGGAGGAACCGTTGAGATTCTATATACACAG ATGTATGCTCCAACTACCCTAGCTTCTGCTCGGGATTTTTGCACTCTGAGATATACCTCTGTGATGGAAGATGGCAGTCTTGTG gtTTGTGAGAGATCTTTAAGTGATAAGGGAAGTCCAAGCATGCCGCCGGTGCCACATTTTGTGAGAGCAGAAATGTTTCCAAGTGGATATTTGATTCGACCATGTGAAGGTGGCAGCTCTATAATTCATATTGTTGACCATATGGATATGGAG CCATGGAGTGTACCTGAAGTACTCCGTCCGCTGTATGAATCATCTGCCGCACTTGCACAAAGAACTACAATGGCG GCTTTGCGTCGGTTGCGCCAAGTAGCACAGGAGGTTTCAAGTGATATGGTCCTTGGCTGGGGAAGGCAGCCTTCCGCATTAAGGATGTTTAGCCAGAGATTGTGCAA GGGCTTCAATGAGGCTGTTAATGGCTTCACAGATGATGGTTGGTCTTTGATGCCAAGTGATGGGGTGGATGATGTAACCATTCTCATCAATTCTTCACCAAGCAAACTTTTGGGTTCACATCTTGCTTCCCCTGATGGGCTTCCTGCTTTTGGAGGTTGTGTCCTCTGTGCCAAGGCATCCATGCTACTGCAG AATGTGCCTCCATCATTACTTGTTCGATTCTTGCGAGAGCATAGATCAGAATGGGCAGACAGTAATATTGATGCCTATTCTGCAGCTGCTTTGAAGGCAAGTCCTTGTGCTGTTCCTACTTCCCGCATGGGTGGTTTTGGAGGTGGTCAGGTCATCCTTCCCTTGGCCCATAACATGGAACATGAAGAG TTCTTGGAGGTTATAAAGTTGGAGTGCAATGGCCTCACTCAGGAGGAAGCATTACTATCTAGAGATATGTTTCTTTTGCag CTATGCAGTGGGATTGATGAAAATGCAGTTGGGGCATGTGCTGAACTGGTGTTCGCTCCAATTGATGCATCTTTGACTGATAGTGCTCCTTTGTTGCCTTCGGGTTTCCGAGTCATTCCCCTGGATTCTGGAATA GATAGCTCTAGTCCAAACCGAACATTAGACCTGGCATCTGCACTTGAGGTTGGTCCAACAGGTGCTCGACCGGCTGGTGACTATGGTGGAAATTCAAGCAACCTAAGATCCGTATTGACAATTGCTTTCCAGTTCACTTATGAGAGCCATTTGCAAGAGAATGTTGCATCCATGGCTCGTCAATATGTCCGCAATGTAGTAGCATCTGTACAGAGGGTTgccatggccttagctccttctcgaTTGGGTTCTCATCTTGGGCCAAGACCACCCCCTGGAACGCCTGAGGCGCTTACACTTGCTCGTTGGATTTGTCAGAGCTACAG GTTCCACTTGGGCGTGGAGCTTCTCAGGCCTAATTCTGAAGCCAATGAATCTGTACTTAAAATGCTATGGCACCATTCAGATGCTATTATGTGTTGTTCTttaaag GCGTTACCTGTTTTCACATTTGCAAATCAGGCAGGCCTTGACATGCTAGAAACAACTTTGGTTGCCTTGCAAGATATTTCACTAGAAAAGATACTAGATGAGAATGGACGCAAGAGCCTTTTCTCAGACTTTAGTCAGATCATGCAACAG GGATATGCGTATCTTCCTGCCGGAATCTGCGTCTCTAGCATGGGCAGGCCTGTTTCATATGACAGGGCTATTGCTTGGAaagtcctaaatgaagaagaaaataCACACTGCTTAGCATTTATGTTTATGAATTGGTCCTTTGTgtga